Proteins encoded by one window of Candidatus Delongbacteria bacterium:
- the cobS gene encoding adenosylcobinamide-GDP ribazoletransferase: MKKEFDIFRTAIMFFTRIPAGNIKNYKPEYVNSCSKYLPIIGYFIGAVSGGAFLLFNLILPIPVSILLAMAIQVLLTGAFHEDGFCDVCDGVGGGWGVERILEIMKDSRIGAFGAIGIIFMILLKFVTLSETLIFNIFTSLFLGSIFSRGFTVLFMRYSTYVRADESSKSKPVTKQLGFFDFLVALFFTVIPLFFFDLRIIIAMLISLVAYLIFKKYIEKQLGGYTGDCLGAMQQVTELFFYIGMCINYGNLFN; this comes from the coding sequence TTGAAAAAAGAGTTTGATATATTTAGAACTGCGATAATGTTTTTCACAAGAATTCCAGCAGGAAATATAAAAAATTACAAACCTGAGTATGTTAATTCATGTTCAAAATATCTTCCAATAATTGGTTATTTTATAGGAGCAGTTTCTGGCGGAGCCTTTCTTCTCTTCAATTTAATTTTACCAATACCTGTTTCAATTCTTTTAGCTATGGCAATACAAGTTTTATTAACTGGAGCATTCCACGAGGATGGATTTTGTGATGTTTGCGATGGCGTAGGTGGAGGATGGGGTGTTGAGCGAATTTTGGAAATTATGAAAGATTCTCGAATTGGAGCATTTGGAGCAATTGGAATAATTTTTATGATATTGCTAAAGTTCGTTACATTATCGGAAACACTAATTTTTAACATTTTCACTTCATTGTTTTTAGGAAGTATTTTTAGTAGAGGATTTACAGTCCTTTTTATGCGATATTCTACATATGTCAGAGCCGATGAAAGTTCAAAATCTAAGCCTGTGACCAAACAATTAGGATTTTTTGACTTTTTAGTAGCTTTATTTTTCACAGTGATTCCATTATTCTTTTTTGATTTAAGAATTATTATTGCTATGCTAATTTCCTTAGTAGCATATCTAATTTTTAAAAAATATATTGAAAAACAACTTGGCGGCTATACTGGAGATTGTCTGGGAGCAATGCAGCAAGTAACAGAATTATTTTTTTATATTGGAATGTGTATAAATTATGGCAATTTATTTAATTAG
- a CDS encoding alpha-ribazole phosphatase family protein: MAIYLIRHTKVDCEGSICYGRSDFELKKGYESEFKLIKDLLPDNLIAYSSPLKRCKLLADYITDNYEIVGNLIEIDFGKWEGLSWNQIPLEEINIWSSDYVKNKPPMGESFVTLHRRATKFFKSIEGENENICLITHAGVIRSLLSYTLHVPLKHIFSLKLNYGTIIKIDTIVDNIYNIEFIKL, translated from the coding sequence ATGGCAATTTATTTAATTAGACATACAAAAGTTGATTGTGAAGGTTCTATTTGCTATGGTAGAAGTGATTTTGAACTGAAGAAAGGGTATGAATCTGAGTTTAAATTAATAAAGGATTTATTACCTGATAATCTCATTGCCTATTCATCTCCACTTAAAAGATGCAAGCTATTGGCTGATTATATCACTGACAATTATGAAATAGTTGGAAATTTGATTGAAATTGATTTTGGTAAGTGGGAAGGGCTCAGTTGGAATCAAATTCCATTAGAAGAAATAAATATCTGGTCATCAGATTATGTAAAGAACAAACCTCCAATGGGTGAAAGCTTTGTAACATTACATAGGAGAGCTACAAAATTTTTCAAATCTATAGAAGGTGAAAATGAAAATATCTGCTTGATTACTCATGCTGGTGTTATCAGATCATTGCTGTCCTACACTTTACATGTTCCTTTAAAACATATTTTTTCACTCAAACTAAACTACGGTACAATTATTAAAATTGACACAATTGTCGATAATATTTATAACATCGAATTTATAAAATTATAA
- a CDS encoding BMP family ABC transporter substrate-binding protein, whose translation MKKFFGVLLILALSMIMTTACTKKAETDKPAETPAVETVKEVKAGFIYVGPVGDGGWTYAQDIARKAMEQETGIKSIYRESVPEGPEVKDVVRNMVDQGCNLIIAGSFGYMDYIEEVSKEYPEVKFCHCSGYKTTENMANFFGRIYEARFLSGIVAGMKTQSNKIGYVAAYEIPEVIRGINAFTLGVRSVNATAEVHVRWTHTWYDPAKEKEAAKALLDENCDIIAQHQDTAGPQQAAEEKGVWSIGYNSDMSFLAPKAYMTAPIWDWTSYFVKQVNDVKNGTWKSHSYWGGMSDGVVKLADLTENAPAGAKEKVEEMKAKIMSGEYIIFQGPIKDQNGELKVQDVVHLNDGELLSMNWFVQGVVGELKTN comes from the coding sequence ATGAAAAAGTTTTTTGGAGTGCTCTTAATTCTGGCATTATCGATGATAATGACAACGGCTTGTACAAAAAAAGCAGAAACTGATAAGCCAGCTGAAACCCCAGCAGTTGAAACTGTAAAAGAAGTTAAAGCAGGTTTTATTTATGTAGGTCCAGTAGGTGATGGAGGTTGGACTTATGCTCAAGACATAGCAAGAAAAGCTATGGAACAAGAAACAGGTATCAAATCTATTTATAGAGAAAGTGTGCCAGAAGGTCCGGAAGTTAAAGATGTTGTAAGAAATATGGTAGATCAGGGATGTAATCTGATCATCGCTGGTAGTTTTGGTTACATGGACTATATTGAAGAAGTGTCAAAAGAGTATCCAGAAGTTAAGTTCTGTCACTGCTCCGGTTATAAAACAACTGAGAATATGGCTAATTTTTTTGGAAGAATTTACGAAGCTAGATTTTTATCTGGTATTGTTGCTGGTATGAAAACTCAAAGCAATAAGATTGGTTATGTAGCTGCATATGAGATTCCTGAAGTTATCAGAGGTATCAATGCATTTACACTTGGAGTAAGATCTGTAAACGCAACTGCAGAAGTTCATGTAAGATGGACTCATACTTGGTATGATCCAGCTAAAGAAAAAGAAGCTGCAAAAGCTCTTCTTGATGAAAATTGTGATATTATTGCCCAGCACCAGGATACTGCTGGTCCTCAACAGGCTGCAGAAGAAAAAGGTGTTTGGTCTATAGGTTATAATTCAGACATGTCTTTTTTAGCTCCTAAAGCTTATATGACTGCACCAATTTGGGATTGGACAAGTTATTTTGTAAAACAAGTTAATGATGTTAAAAATGGCACGTGGAAATCTCATAGCTATTGGGGTGGAATGAGTGATGGCGTTGTAAAACTTGCTGATCTTACTGAAAATGCACCAGCTGGAGCAAAAGAAAAAGTAGAAGAGATGAAAGCTAAGATTATGTCTGGTGAGTATATTATTTTCCAAGGTCCTATCAAAGATCAAAATGGAGAACTTAAAGTTCAAGACGTTGTACATCTTAATGATGGCGAACTTCTTTCTATGAACTGGTTCGTTCAAGGTGTTGTTGGTGAATTGAAAACCAATTAA
- a CDS encoding cobyric acid synthase, whose product MKKLKPIFFAGTTSDAGKSLISTAFCRILKKDGYNPAPFKAQNMALNSYVTYDGCEIGMAQAVQAMAAGIIPNVNMNPVLLKPNSTNGSQLVLMGKPIENIQARSYYQENYREKLFSYVSTSFDNLNKIYNPIVMEGAGSFCELNLMKSDITNGKVAEYADASVFLVADIEKGGVFASVFGTINLLPENFKKLVKGIIINKFHGSIEYFHEGKKILEEICKIPVVGIIPFFREFKITDEDSVALSHKPSKALNGKINIVVIKLPTISNFSDFTLMETIENINLYYSDIPEEIEKADIIILPGCKSTISDLKWLKKMSLDTTILKSHSEGKTILGICGGFQMLGNIVEDPSLIEGCTDIEKGLALFNISTIITSQKELSNTDFNNKNNILCHGYEIHMGITDFSNEPQNLNRKKDGSYEGIVKERVFGTYFHDYLNNKAIIEMFMAAIGRTIDFDKSISYNNFDLLAESVRRNCDMDLFYKLVGEVDA is encoded by the coding sequence AGGCTCAGAACATGGCTTTGAATAGCTACGTTACTTATGATGGATGTGAAATTGGAATGGCACAAGCCGTTCAAGCTATGGCTGCAGGTATAATTCCTAATGTAAATATGAATCCTGTTCTTCTAAAACCTAATTCAACAAATGGTTCTCAGCTTGTTTTGATGGGTAAGCCAATTGAAAACATTCAAGCAAGATCGTATTATCAAGAAAATTATAGAGAAAAACTATTTTCATACGTTTCTACGAGTTTTGACAATCTAAATAAAATCTATAATCCAATTGTTATGGAAGGTGCCGGCAGTTTTTGCGAACTGAATCTTATGAAATCAGATATCACAAATGGAAAAGTAGCGGAATATGCTGACGCTTCAGTGTTTTTAGTTGCTGATATTGAAAAAGGAGGTGTTTTTGCATCTGTATTCGGAACGATCAATCTTTTGCCAGAAAATTTCAAAAAACTTGTAAAAGGCATTATCATTAATAAGTTCCATGGATCAATCGAATATTTTCATGAAGGTAAAAAAATTCTTGAGGAGATCTGCAAGATTCCTGTTGTAGGAATAATCCCCTTTTTTAGAGAGTTTAAAATTACAGATGAAGATTCGGTTGCATTGAGTCATAAACCTTCAAAAGCTTTAAATGGTAAGATAAACATTGTTGTAATTAAATTACCTACGATTTCAAATTTTTCAGATTTTACATTGATGGAGACTATAGAAAACATAAATCTTTATTACTCTGACATACCTGAAGAGATAGAAAAAGCAGATATAATTATTTTGCCTGGATGTAAATCTACAATTTCGGATTTAAAGTGGTTGAAAAAAATGAGCTTAGATACAACCATCTTAAAATCACATTCCGAGGGAAAAACTATTCTTGGCATATGTGGTGGTTTTCAAATGCTTGGTAATATCGTAGAAGATCCTAGCCTGATTGAAGGCTGTACAGATATAGAAAAAGGTTTGGCTCTCTTTAATATTTCTACTATTATCACAAGTCAAAAAGAACTATCAAATACTGATTTCAACAATAAAAATAATATCTTATGCCATGGTTACGAGATTCATATGGGAATAACAGATTTTTCAAATGAACCACAAAATTTAAATCGGAAAAAAGATGGCTCCTATGAAGGAATAGTTAAAGAAAGAGTTTTCGGTACTTATTTTCACGACTATTTAAACAATAAAGCTATTATAGAAATGTTTATGGCTGCTATTGGTCGAACTATTGATTTTGATAAATCAATTTCGTACAATAATTTCGATCTTTTGGCTGAAAGTGTAAGAAGAAATTGTGACATGGATCTTTTCTATAAACTCGTTGGAGAAGTGGATGCTTAA
- a CDS encoding histidinol-phosphate aminotransferase family protein, translating into MLKGHGDDYLPNHLVKYNFSSNIYSECNNLDLLDYVKENLFKVNSYPSPDYEEYNVKLKNYFKSNKEFFITSGATEAFYLLAELYQNSKTLIFIPSFSEYEDSCKRYNHKIKYVSNTDYKSIDFGQFDLVFICNPNNPDGFTYDSYYLSEQFLIHKKSIFIIDEAYIEYSRDINLFNTDNLENVILVRSLTKRWSIPGLRLGYIIISREIKEKLQKLLMPWRISQPAISALEFLIDNNQLSSEICSNFFLEADNLKKEISQLDEFEVIYSETPYFLLKSLRLKSDFIKTILLEKFYILVRDASNFRGLDNRYIRICSNPKCNDKLIEGFKWISSNY; encoded by the coding sequence ATGCTTAAGGGACATGGAGACGATTATCTCCCAAATCATTTAGTTAAGTATAATTTTAGTTCTAACATATATTCAGAATGTAATAATTTAGACCTTCTCGATTATGTAAAGGAAAATTTGTTCAAGGTAAATTCATATCCATCTCCAGACTATGAAGAGTATAATGTTAAACTAAAAAATTATTTTAAGTCCAATAAAGAGTTTTTCATCACTTCCGGAGCAACCGAAGCATTTTATCTACTGGCTGAACTCTATCAAAATTCAAAAACTTTGATTTTTATACCTTCATTTTCTGAATACGAAGATAGTTGTAAGAGATATAATCATAAAATTAAATATGTTTCAAACACTGATTATAAATCAATTGATTTTGGACAATTTGACTTAGTATTTATTTGTAATCCAAATAATCCTGATGGATTTACCTATGATAGTTATTATTTATCAGAACAATTTTTGATACATAAAAAATCTATTTTCATTATTGATGAAGCATACATTGAATATTCAAGAGATATCAATTTATTTAATACAGATAACCTAGAGAATGTGATACTCGTCAGATCTTTGACTAAAAGATGGTCGATTCCTGGTTTAAGGCTTGGGTATATCATCATTAGTAGAGAGATAAAGGAAAAACTTCAAAAGCTATTAATGCCCTGGAGGATAAGTCAACCGGCGATTTCAGCCTTAGAATTTTTGATTGATAATAACCAGTTGTCTTCTGAAATTTGTTCCAACTTTTTTTTAGAAGCAGATAATTTGAAAAAAGAAATATCACAACTAGATGAATTTGAAGTAATTTATTCAGAAACACCATATTTTCTGCTTAAGTCTTTAAGATTAAAATCTGATTTTATAAAAACAATACTACTGGAAAAATTTTACATACTTGTAAGAGATGCATCAAATTTTCGAGGATTAGATAATCGATATATAAGAATTTGCTCAAATCCTAAGTGTAATGATAAACTGATAGAAGGTTTCAAATGGATAAGTTCGAATTACTAA
- the cobD gene encoding cobalamin biosynthesis protein CobD, which yields MDKFELLIIPLIIGFFTDYFFGDPEKLPHLVVYFGKNINFYEKIFYNRRDKLYGGVLLLIFSTASITFVIFLLDEMFSSLGDWWCIVFRSIIIFYIFCLKTLIAEGNKVIEKLSNLVDARKQLSRIVGRDTNNLDEQDIRRAIIETQAENLNDGIIAPLFYYAIGGLPFVIFYKVVNTLDSMVGYKNQKYELFGKASAIADDIMGFIPARISAALISIASRSLKSYEFIFKHGHKHKSPNSGYPESAMAGALDIKLNGPLYYDGILEAKPWIGDNDRVITEKDNILAASYVEKASLFGILLAILYLLF from the coding sequence ATGGATAAGTTCGAATTACTAATTATTCCACTGATTATTGGTTTTTTTACTGATTATTTCTTTGGTGATCCAGAAAAATTACCACATTTAGTAGTCTATTTTGGCAAGAATATAAATTTTTATGAAAAGATTTTTTATAATAGGAGAGATAAATTATATGGAGGAGTTTTACTACTAATCTTCAGCACAGCTTCTATTACTTTTGTAATTTTTCTTCTAGATGAGATGTTTAGTTCTCTTGGTGATTGGTGGTGTATAGTTTTTAGATCAATTATTATTTTTTATATCTTTTGCCTTAAAACACTTATAGCTGAAGGTAATAAGGTAATAGAAAAATTAAGCAATTTGGTAGATGCGAGAAAACAACTTTCCAGAATTGTTGGGCGGGACACTAACAATTTGGATGAACAGGACATAAGAAGAGCTATTATTGAAACGCAAGCTGAAAACTTGAATGATGGAATAATTGCTCCACTATTTTACTATGCGATCGGGGGACTCCCTTTCGTTATTTTTTACAAGGTGGTAAACACTCTAGACTCTATGGTTGGGTACAAAAACCAAAAATACGAGCTTTTCGGAAAAGCAAGTGCAATTGCAGATGATATTATGGGTTTTATACCTGCTAGAATTTCAGCTGCTCTAATTTCAATTGCTTCAAGATCTTTAAAATCATACGAATTTATTTTTAAACATGGGCATAAGCATAAAAGTCCAAATTCTGGTTATCCAGAATCTGCAATGGCTGGAGCCTTGGATATTAAACTAAATGGACCACTTTATTATGATGGTATACTTGAAGCTAAACCATGGATAGGTGACAATGATAGAGTGATCACAGAGAAGGATAATATTCTAGCGGCATCATATGTTGAAAAGGCATCGCTTTTTGGTATTTTATTAGCAATTTTATATCTATTATTTTAG